TGGAGAATTGGAAAATGCTCTTATCGATTTACGATCTTCAGGCCTTCAGGCTGGCTCTTATATCCTGCATTTAAAAGGGGAGGATTATGTTCGTACTTATCCGCTGATCCTTCGGTAGTCAAAGGAAAATTTCGTTTACTTTGAGCGGAATTCGAATACGAAGTGCTCAAAGGGAGGAACATCATATGCTACAGTCGAACCAATTGGTTTGACGATTATGCCAAGACCGTCATTGAGCTGATGAAGGTCTTCTCGGAAGAGAACCAAGTATTGTATGTCGACTATCAGTTTACCTGGAAGGATGCCCTTCAACGCTTAATTAAAGGGGAGAATAATCCGGGTTTTTGGCAAATCATAGGACTTAAGGATCGTATCCAAACTTTTCCTCAGGAGAAAGGAGGAAAGCTCCATCTATTAACGCCACCTCCCATTTTACCTACTAATTTCCTGCCCCAGGGTGCCCTCTATGAGGCTTTGCATCGCTGGAATGTGAAAAGGGTGAATAGGGCCATTCGCAAGGCTATGAAGCGCCTGAATATGGGGGAGGACACCGTATTGATTAATTCCTTTAATCCCGATTTTGGTGCTTATTCTAAGAATGAATTGCCTCATTCAGTAGAAATTTACCACTGTTACGATGAAATAGCCGCAGCCGATTGGGCGGCAAAACATGGTGCTCCCGCCGAATCGCAATATTTAGCGATGGTGGATGCCACAGTGGTTACTTCGGCCGGATTGCTCAAAACTAAGTCACCCCAAACTCCCCAATGCTATTTAGTGAAGAATGGGGTGAATTTTGATTTGTTCCATTCAGGATATACCGAAGAGCCTAAAGCCCCCATTATTGGCTATGTAGGTGCTATTGATTTTCGTTCCGATTATCATTTGTTGGAGGAATGTTTTAAACGTTTTCCCGACTACGAATTTCATTTTGTAGGCAAGGTGATGGAGGAGCGCATTGAGGAGATTTTAAAGCAATATCCCAATGTGAAATTACTAGGTTCCAAACCAGCTAAAGAATTGCCTGCCTTCCTAAAAACCTGTGCTGTGGGAATCATTCCCTTTGAAATTAATGAATTTACCAAAGGGGTTTATCCTCTAAAAATCAATGAGTATTTAGCTACGGGAATTCCGGTGGTTTCTACTCGCTTTGGTGAATTGAGTGATTTTGAAAACATCGCTAGTCTGCATGATAATGCGGAGGGATTTGCCCAAGCCCTGAAATGGGAAATTGAAAACGATAGTCCGATCAAACGACGGGAAAGAGCACAGTTTGCGAAGCTTAATTCCTGGTATGGTCGGGTAGACGAATTCAGTGAAATAATTAACCAACTCGAAAACTCACTTAATGGATCAGAAGGCGCTACTTCCTGATTTTGTAGTGATTGGTGCCGGTAAATCCGGAACCACTTCATTGCATGAATACCTCAATCAGCATCCTAAGATTTTTATGGGCGATAAGGAACCGAACTTCTTTGCCTACGAACTTTTAGATCCGGAAACTCTGACTGATCCTACCGATAAGGAGCATTATTTTAATTCTGTTTATAAACTCGAAGATTACCTAGCTCTGTTTAAGGAGGCTAAGCCTGATCAGTTAAAGGGAGAGGTTTCGAATACTTATATCAGTAATAAAGACGCCTGGCAGCGGATTAAGCACTATGTGCCAGAGGCAAAATTGATGGCAATTTTACGTCATCCGGCCGATCGAATTTTTTCCCGCTATTTCCATTTGGTTCGTGAGAATGAAATTCCGGAGGGAGGTGATCTGAATGAAGTTTTCAATAAAGAATCAATTTGGTGGCGTCGTCCGGATTTAGTGAATGAAGGATTTTACTATCGCCAATTAAAGCCCTATTTCGAGCACTTCGATGCAGATCAGATTAAGGTTTTCTTGTACGAAGATTTTATCGGCAAGACCGATGAGGTTGTGAAAGAAGCTTTTCAATTTTTAGGGGTAGATCCCAATGTGAAAGTGGGTACCGATGTGGTTTACAATAAATCGGGCAAGGTGCGCAACAAATCTGTGGATGCCATTGTAGGGCAGGAAAGTGCTCCCATTCGTTTCTTGAAGAAATTTGCTCCGGGCTTGCATCGCCAGCTAAAGGGCAGTGTAACTGTGAACCGCTGGTTAAATAATGTTCGTAATAAAAATCTGGAAAAACCCGATTTTGATCCTAAATTGAAGCAGCGCATTATTAATGAGATTTACCGCGAGGATATTGAGAACTTGCAAAAGCTTATTAAACGCGATTTGAAACACTGGCTCTAAATTTTCAATTTGCTACAAAAATTAAAATCCCAAAAGTTCCTCAGTATGGTTACTTCCGTGCTGGGAGCGGCATTTGCCCTTCTTACTTTTGGTTATTTGGCCAGAGCCTTAACTAAGGAGGAGTTTGGTATTTATGGGATTTATCTAGCGATAATTACCACCTTCGAAATGCTTCGCAATGGCTTGGTGGGGAAGCCCTTTATCAAGTTCATGGCCGAGTCGGATGATGAGGAGGAAAAGCGAGGTATTATAGGGAGTTCCTGGGCCTTTTCCTTTTTAAGTACGGTGGTGTTTGCCGGGCCTTTAAGTTTGGCCATGTTGGCTTGGTATCTTTATCAACCCAGTGAAGAGGTTCTTATTTATGCCTTGTTTATTCCTATCCAGGCAATAAGCACCATACCTTCTAATATGGCGCAATGGCGTTTAAATGCCGATCTGCGTTTTGATTTATTGATTTGGCTGCGACTGAGTAATCAGGTATTCAATTTTGTGGGAGTATTGTGGGCCTATTACTTCGGTTACGGTTTATGGGCGATCATGTGGATTACGGTTATTTCCAATTTTAACCCATCTTGGATTGCGCTCATTTTCGATTGGGATGGACTGCGGCAAATTCGTCGGGCTCAAAAAGAGTGTATCTCCCGTTTGTACAAATTTGGTCGATATACGATGGGAACTCTCATCGGCGGAACCCTATTGCGTGGCAGTGATGATTTCTTGATTCGAATTTTCATGGGGCCGGAAGCTGTGGCGCTGTATCAGGTGCCCAACCGATTGGTAAACTTGATCGACATTCCACTCAGAGCCTTGGTTAGCTTCTCTTTTCCAAGCTTGGCTCGCTCTAATAAAGCGGGTGATGAAGAAGCTTTTAAACGCGAGTTTGAAGCGGCTACTGCTTTTGCCTTTGTATTGCTGCTCCCTATGGCCATTGGAGCATTTATATTCGCTGAACCGCTGGTTTTATTGATGGGAGGGGAGAAGTATTTAGACTCGGCAATAATCCTACGCATATTCGCCATCTTCATGGCCTTTAGTGCCCTGGATCGCTATGCCGGGGTTGGCTTGGATGTTTTAAATCGCCCGCAAATTAATATGCGTAAGGTGATTGTAATGCTTAGCGTGAATATCCTAGGTGATATTGTGGTATTGTACTTTTTCCAAAGCTTGCCTTGGGTGGCGGCTATTTCCATCATCACCTTTAGCGTAGGAACCTTGCTAGGTTTCTATTATATGCGCGATCGAGTGCCCTTGCGCTTGCTGTTCTGGCTCAAACTGGGTACAGTGCAAATCCTCAATTTTGTTAAAAAGCCTGTGAGAAAATAGGCTTTATCTGCCTATAGCTGTTTTCCCAAACTGGGATTAAGTCCTAAATTTGGGATAAGTCAGCGTCTATGTCTTTGATGAGAATTTTTTTGGTAGAGGATAGCATCCCCTATGCCAAGCTTTTAATGCACCACTTGGGCTTAAATCCCGATAATGAGGTGGAGCACTTTAGTGACGCGGCTTCTTTTCTAAAGCAATTGCACAAGGTTCCGGATTGTATTTTACTGGATTATTCTTTGCCCGATTTAAGCGGAATTGACGTTTTAAAACGCATAAAATCACAGCATTCCGATTTGCCAGTTTTGATTGTCTCTGGTCAGGAAGATGTGGGTACCGCGGTAGATCTCCTGCGTGAAGGTGCCTATGATTATATCGTTAAGGACGTAAATGCCAAGGATCGTATTTGGAAAGCCTTGAATAATATTCGCGAGAATGCTCGACTCCGCAAGGAGATTGATGTGCTTCGCGAAGAGGTAAATCTCAAATACGATTTCAGCAATATCATTGGCGGTAGTCCGGGATTAAAAAAGGTTTTTAAGCTGATTGAAAAAGCGGCTCAAACCAATATCACTGTTTCCATAACAGGTGAAACTGGTACGGGTAAAGAATTGGTAGCCAAGGCTATTCACTATAATTCTAAATTTCGCCGCAAACCTTTGGTGTCAATCAATATTGCCGCTATTCCCAGTGAATTGCTGGAAAGCGAATTGTTTGGACATGAGAAAGGGGCCTTTACAGGCGCTGTATCCAAGCGCATAGGAAAGTTTGAGGAGGCCGATGGTGGAACCATATTTCTGGATGAGATCGGGGAGATGGATGTGAACCTGCAAGCCAAGCTTTTAAGAGTATTGCAGGAGAAGGAAGTAACACGATTGGGAAGCAATAAAGCGGTCAAAATCAATACACGCATTTTGGTGGCTACCCATCGAGATTTGAAAGAGGAAGTGCGTATTGGTAATTTCCGCGAGGACCTTTATTATCGATTACTGGGCTTACCCATTCACCTGCCTCCCTTGCGTGAGCGCGGAGGTGATATTATGATGTTAGCCAAGCATTTCTTGCAGGACTTTTGCCGTGAGAATGATTTTGGTGATATACGCATCAGCCCTGAGGCGCAACAAAGATTATTATCTTATCCCTGGCCTGGAAATGTGCGAGAATTAAAAGCGATAATGGAGCTGGCTGCAGTACTTTGCGATAGTGGAGTAATTGAGGAAAAAGACTTGAATTTTAACTCTGTTACTGATGAAATGGATACCTTAGTATCGGAGGGATTAAGTCTAAAGGAGTACAACCGTAGATTGATTGAACACTATCTGCGGAAAAATGACAATAATGTGGTGGAAGTGGCTAAGCGCCTGGATATTGGTAAAAGCACCCTCTACCGAATGATCAAGAATAAGGAAATCAACATAAACTAAATTCATTCTCATGTCAGACAAAGTCTATGATCTCTCCCAACTCGAGGAACTGGGCGGCGGTGATGCAGAATTCGTAGCCATGATGGTGGCTACCTTCTTAGAACATACCCCTGGTCAGTTAGACGAGATGAAGAATGCCCACAGTAGTGGTGATTTGGCCACTTTGGGAGCTATTGCCCACAAGATCAAGCCTAATGTAGATATGTTCGGAATTAATGCCATTACCCAGGATATTCGGGACCTGGAGCAAATGGGTAAAGAGGGCATTAATAATGACGAAACTCGCGCTAAGCTTCAAAGAGTGGATCAGGAACTTCAAATTGCTTTCGAACAATTAAAGCAATTTTAGATGGAGGCCAATAAACGAGAAGAAATTTTGGTGATCGATGACCAACCGATCATGCTCAAGCTTTTGGAGCAAATTCTCAAGGATCGTTACGATGTGGTGGCCCTGGAGAATGGTAAAGAAGCCCTAGAGTGGATGTATTCCGGAAACATTCCGGATTTGGTGGTTGCCGATCTCAATATGCCAGAAATCGACGGATTCGAATACATTCAGCGTATTCGCGAAAGCGGTTTCTTTTACGATGTTCCTTTAATTGTACTTTCTGGAGAAGAGAGTAGCTCTGAACGTATTAAGTGTCTGAAATTAGGGGCCAATGATTATTTGATCAAGCCTTTTAACCCGGAGGAATTACGTCTCCGAATTGATAACTTAATTCGACTGAAAGGGTGAAAAACGTTATATACATTGGCGATCTGGATGAGGTTGAAGCCATCCTCACTGCGAAGTTCGGCGATCGACTTAAAGCCGTGCGCAATGTGGTAGGTTTTTACAATCAGTTGGATGATTTAGACGAAGTTGAATTGGTGGTTTCCGAAACCAAGCTCAAAGGTTTAAGAGGGGATGAAATCTTTGAACGTTATTCGGGGCTCTTGAATGAAAAAGGCATCCCCTTTATTCTGGTGGGAAATCGCTTATCCCAAAAAGTGCGCGAAAGATACCTGAAGCAGGGTATAATGGAAGTAGCCTGGAATCGCGAGCAGCTGGAAACGGTAATCAATAAGGTTCCTTTCTATCATTCCATGCTCGACTGGCGCTTGCATCAAAAGCGGGAAATGCAAAAAACGGAGTATCGGATTCCGGTGGCCAAACGCATTTTCGACATCGCTGTGGCTGGTACCGCATTATTGCTCTTATCTCCCTTGCTCATTGCAACCGTTATTGCCATCCGACTGGAGTCGAAAGGAAAGGTCTACTACATCTCTAAAAGGGTAGGAACCGGATATCGGGTTTTTGACTTCTACAAGTTGCGATCCATGTACACCGATGCCGATCAACGCCTGAAAGAATTAAAGCATTTAAATCAATACGCTGAGGAGGCGCAAAAAGCTGAGGCTGAAGGTAAAACCAGTATCCCAAAGGAAAAGGCCCATCACAGTTCAGCGCCACAATTGATTAATAAGGATGGTTCGCCCATGACCGAAGAGGAGTACCAGGAACTGCGTCGCAAGCAAGCTGCCGGAACTTTTGTGAAGTTTAAGAATGATCCGCGCATTACCCGAGTAGGACAGATTATCCGTAATACCAGTATTGATGAGCTTCCACAGCTTATCAATGTACTGAAGGGGGATATGTCCATCGTAGGGAACCGACCCTTGCCACTCTACGAAGCGGAGCAATTAACTTCGGATGATTGGAGTCAGCGATTTTTGGCACCAGCTGGAATTACCGGATTATGGCAGGTAGAAAAGCGTGGTGGTGGCAGCATGAGTGAGGAAGAACGCAAAGGTCTGGACAATAAGTACGCTCAGAATTTCAGCTTCTGGAACGACATTCGTTTGATCCTGCGTACCATTCCAGCATTGTTTCAAAAAGAAAATGTTTGATGTTGCGAAAACTGTTTTTGCTACTGGGATTCCTATGCCTGATAAGCCTTACTAATGTTCAGGCCCAAACTTTCGGACGGACCGAGAAAGCAGTCAGTGAAGATTCCTTAATCATTGACCTGGCCGATTATCTGCCTCCTTTAAACTTATTGATTGATTCGGCGGTGGCCAATGCTCCGCAAATTGAATACTATCGCCAAAGACAATTGATGTTCGAATATGAAATCGGCATCGGTCGTAATCAATGGATGGAAGGCGTAAGAGTTTATACCAATTACAACCTGGGAACCAGTGGAGCTAGCGATGGTAATATCTTCATTCAGGGTTTTCAGTATGGTATCAATGCCCAAATTCCCTTGAGTATGTTCTTTGGCCAGAGGGATGCTGGAAAGATGTCCAAGGCAGCAAGTATGGCAGAAGAAGCCCAAAAGCAGCGAACGGTTATTGAGATTGAAACGGAGGTGGAAGAAACTTTCAGCCGACTTTTTATGCTTCGCGATTTGATTAAGGAAGCCACCAATGCAAAAGAATCTGCACAATTCATTTATGAACAGTCAGAAGCCAAGTATATTCGCGGCGAAATTTCGTTGGATGAGCTTGGGCAGAACGCGGACCTTCGCACCAAGTGGGCCACAAATTACATTACCTTAAAAACCCAGTTTTACGACACTTACCGCAGGCTTGAGCGCTTAGTAGGCGTGCCTTTCAGTAAGTTTAATGATAATTAGTCTCAATGACCCTGATCCAGTTTTTTAGACTTCTCAATAGGAACTTAAACTTGTTCCTGCTGTGTTCTATCACACTGGCAGTGGTTACCTCCTTTTTTACCCGCAACCTTCCTAAAACTTACGAAACCCAAACGGAGATCTTTACCGGTATTGCTTCGGGTATTAATGTAGATGCGGTAGACAATGTAAAGGTAGATTTCCTTACCTCGGCTACGGAGTTCGATAACTTGATTAATATTATTAAGTCGCGTGAAACCCTGGAAGAAGTTGGGATGCGACTATTAGTTCAGCATATGATGCTGGATAGTGCGGATCCAGCTTATATCGGACAAGAATATTGGGGCCATTTCCGCTGGAAGATTCCCGATAGCGTGGAGCAGGAGTTGCTGGTACCCTATAGCGTCGATTCTACGCTCACCAATCTGTACCGCTACAAAGAATTGCATTGGGATGATGATCGCGTAAAGTCCACCTTTGAAGGAGGGGATTCCCCTTATAGTTGGAAGCGTATTTCTTCCATTGGCGTTAGTCGGGTACAAAGCTCCGACCTCTTGCGGATTTACTATTCTTATCAAGATCCGGGCATCGCTCAAAATACCTTGTTGATTCTGAATGAGGTTTTTATGAGTAAAATGGCCCTCATCAAATCAGAGCAAAGCGCCAGTGTGGTTGGCTATTTTGAAGAAAAGGTTAATGAGGCCGCTCGAGCGCTGGCTGCGGCAGAAGAGCATTTACAGGAATTTCGGATTGTAAACCGCGTAATCAACTACCAGGAGCAAACTCGTTCTTTAACTATCGAGAAGGAACGAATGGAGGATGAGTACCAGGCGGAGATTGCAAAACAGCAAGCTGCCATGGCGGCCCTTCGGAAACTGGAGGAGCAATTGGCGCTCAACAATATTATGGTGCAATTGGGGAATGATATCCTCAATAAGAAGCAGGAATTAATTGATATGCGCTCCAAAATTGCGGAGCTCGAAACTTATTTGAACGATGCTGACCTGCTTCGAAAATTGCGGGCTAAAGCAATGCATATAGAAGAGGAAGTTCGCAATATGCTGGCTACTCGCTATGCTTATAGTCGCACCACCGAAGGTATTCCGGTTTCGACCATTATTAGTGCTTGGCTGGATGCATCTTTGGCTTTGGATGCCGCCAATGCCAGGGTAGAGGTATTCTTAAAGCGGAAGCAATACTTCCGGGAGCAGTACGATAAATACGCCCCCTTGGGTTCCAAGTTTGCGCGCTTAGAACGTGATATCGATATTAAAGAAGCTAACTACCTCGAATTATTGAATAGCTTGAACCAGGCTCTTTTACGCCAAAGGGGAGAGATGGTTTCCAGTGGCGGTCAGGTAGTAACGCAACCACCGCCCTTCCCGCATGATCCTAATCCCAGCAAGGTCGCAATGTTGATTATGGTGGGTGCCATTATGGGATTTGTTGTGCCATTCCTTTTTGTGGTAATGAAGGAGTTATTAGACTCTACCATTCGTACCCCGGAACGCGGTGAGGAGCAAACCAAGATGAAGCTGATTGGTGCTTATCCGGATCTTACGGCACGCAGTGAAGTGAAGAATGTAGACTTCGAATGGTTACATGAAAAGTCGGCGGCCTTAGTAGTGCAAAACCTTCGTTTGGAAGCCAAGGGTAAGGGATCCCGACAAATGGCCAAGAATATTCTGGTATTCAGTACCCGAGAGGGAGATGGGAAACAACTTTGTACGCATGTAATGGCCAATGAACTGGTAAGCCTAAACTTTAGGGTATTGGTTATGGGCCCCAAGGAATTGCCCAAAGGCGAAACTCCTTATTACGACTATATCACCTATAAGAATGATAAGGATTTTGTGAACGCAGAGCATATTACGGAGCTCATTCCCATGGGTTTTGATCCAATGCTTTACGACTACGTATTCCTGGTTCTGGGAGCCGTACTAACCAATCCTTATCCGCTCAATTTATTGGATCAGTTTAATGTTTCCATCTGTGTTACCGGGGCTTTCAGAAACTGGAACCGTGCCGATGCCACTGCTTTGGAAGAGTTTTCTGATACCTTAGGATTCCAACCTCGTTTGCTTTTAAATGGGGTAGAACCGGATTATATGAGTTCAGTGCTGGGTGAGATTGCCAAGGATCGCAGTTGGTTGCGTCGCTTTATTAAAGGAATCTTGAGCCTGCAGCTAAAGACCGGAGCTTTTGGGAGAGGGAAAAAGCGTGATACCCGCCAGGTAAAAGGTAGGCTTTAAGCTATTTAAAGATTTTATGCTTACGCTCTTCAGGGATGCGATACACACCATCTTCATCCCAGTATTTCATGGTGAAAACAAAGGTGAGTGGAATCAAAACGGTAAAGTTTACCGGAATCTGGTTGAGAATCTCATTACCATAAGAAGCCGCCAAAATACCAGCAAAATTGGCTAATGCCGCCATGGCATAATAGCGTTTTTCTCGATTCTTATAATTCCAACAGAGCCAACTGCCATAGACCAGCAGAAAGATCCAGGTATACACATAAATGGTGTAGCCAAATACTCCGGTTTCGGCTCTTACCCTGGTGTAGAGGCCATCGGTGGGGAAATTGGCCATCCAAGTCCAAGGTGTAAAACGCTGCCCCCAAAAACCTGCACTACCCACACCGGTACCCAGAGGTTTGTCCGCCAAATAAGCCCTCAGCATTTTTCGGTTTTGTACCCGCACATTTAAGGAGGCATCATTGGGGTCGAGGGCGGATCGAAGGCGCTGTATATCGTAGTTCCCCGAACCAATATTAGTGTACTTTAAAAAGACAAAACCAAAAAGCATTACCGAAGCGCCAAAGATGAGAAGTCGCTTGTTCTTGATTAGGATAAGGTATAAGACCCCTCCAGCTCCCGGTACGGCTAGGGCACCACGAGTACCACTAATCAACATGGCATAAAGGGCAAAAACGGCGATCAGGCCATAGATGATTCGCTTGCGCAAGGAAAAGGGACCCAAAGCCAATATGCCACAGAAAACGGTAACCGATCCCATGGCGGGGCCGTAAATACCAGCATCGGTATAAAAGGAGAAGATCCTCAGTTTGCCAAAAAGCAGGTGGGTAACATAAGCCCCCGACATCAGCCAGCGGTTTTCGAAGGGATCGAGGCCGAAAACTTTTTGTTTTAAGCCCCAAGCAATACCAATAACGGAGAAAATTAACCAGACTCTTAAAAAGGTTTTGAAGTCCTTTTTATCCCGAAAGAGAACAAAGGCAATTACTACCATTAGCATCTGGTAGAGGGATAAGCCCCGCATGGCGTAGAACCAGGCTGGCACCGATAAAGCCATAGGATTAGCCAATTGCAGCACTACAAAGCCCATCCAGGCGATCATCAAAAGTGAAAAGATGTGATTCCAGCCCGAGAAGTCGACCTTCTGCCAGTCACGCAGAATGAGAAATATTAAGGTGAGAACTAGCGATATGTCCACTCCCAAACCCAATGGAATATTTCCCGGTACATATCGCCCAACCGTAGGAATAAGAAAGGCAATTATAAAAGCGGTATAAAGACCAATCTTCGGGTTTTTGGCGAAATAGTAGACATAGACCAAAACCAGGGGTAAGGCCATGATGCCAATGGCAGCGACAATCCCTCCTTTCGACAGAATATAGCCCCCGGCTATTCCAAATAGAATCGCAAAGAGGTATTTTAAGTATTGCTGATATTTAGTGGGGACAACAAGTCGCATAGGCTTTAAATGCCATCCAGGCTATCGCTCACCGAAGATGCGGATTCCTGATCCTTTAAAAATACAGGACTTTCCTTGTTTTCCAGAAGCTTTTCAAAATTGGCATCTAGGTCTAAGATCTTCATAAACTCAGCCTTATCGGTTTCGAAGTAGAGAAAATCAAATAATACCACCGAGCCATAAAGAGAACGCCCTTGCTTCGTGAAGTTCTTAGGCACCCCTTCCACATCATTAAAAACTACGTGTAGGGAGCAAAGGTGGAAGCGCAGCAAAAGAGGGTCATCACCTTTCTGTACGGTTAAAACCAAATTCCTGTCGAACTCTGGTTTTACAATGGTAGTTTGCTTAATCTCCTCCAGTATATCTTCTTCATTCACATTCGTAAGGGAGCGGCCCTCCAAAGAACGAATGCGCAGCACATAGGCTTCATTGCTGTCTTGGGCATTGAAATAATTCAGAGCATTGCGTAAATCACGATAGTAAACAATCCAGAAATAAGCAGAAGTGTATTCTTTCCAGCCCTTTCGACGATTAGGATAGCGATAAGCACCATCCTGAAAAACCTTAACCAAGCAGATAAGGGTATCCGTACCATACTTGATTTTATAGGCTTTGAGTTCTTTGATATTATCAATGCCCAGGGCATTTTCATTGTCTTCGTAAAAAGCTTTATTGCGAGAAATGCCAATTACAGGTATGGTATTTTCTTTAGAAAGCCACTGGCCATCACGGCTATAGCTCCATCCATCAATAGAATCGGAAATAC
The Croceimicrobium hydrocarbonivorans genome window above contains:
- a CDS encoding O-antigen ligase family protein, with amino-acid sequence MRLVVPTKYQQYLKYLFAILFGIAGGYILSKGGIVAAIGIMALPLVLVYVYYFAKNPKIGLYTAFIIAFLIPTVGRYVPGNIPLGLGVDISLVLTLIFLILRDWQKVDFSGWNHIFSLLMIAWMGFVVLQLANPMALSVPAWFYAMRGLSLYQMLMVVIAFVLFRDKKDFKTFLRVWLIFSVIGIAWGLKQKVFGLDPFENRWLMSGAYVTHLLFGKLRIFSFYTDAGIYGPAMGSVTVFCGILALGPFSLRKRIIYGLIAVFALYAMLISGTRGALAVPGAGGVLYLILIKNKRLLIFGASVMLFGFVFLKYTNIGSGNYDIQRLRSALDPNDASLNVRVQNRKMLRAYLADKPLGTGVGSAGFWGQRFTPWTWMANFPTDGLYTRVRAETGVFGYTIYVYTWIFLLVYGSWLCWNYKNREKRYYAMAALANFAGILAASYGNEILNQIPVNFTVLIPLTFVFTMKYWDEDGVYRIPEERKHKIFK